In Thiospirochaeta perfilievii, a single window of DNA contains:
- a CDS encoding B12-binding domain-containing radical SAM protein, whose amino-acid sequence MKTLLVTPPFSQLNTPYPAISYLCAFLREKGHSVDQVDLGIIVINKILSKEGLERIFSVKSVGRVGALKESYIKTIDPVIDFLKGKNPTLENRIVNSDFLPQSTRFDNLESGIENNARYLATLYINDIGDYITQNIDKNFGFSRYSERLGLSPASFSIIQDELERPTTVITDIILEEWSKIIAREKYDVIGITIPFPGNLISTLKISSYIKKIDPNIKIIIGGGWVNTELRSLTEKKFFDYVDYVVLDDGETPIELILRSLSDKNIKLNRTYTLKDGKVVYHKNSSMDPALESLPATDYKGLDLSLYISLLDTLNPMHSLWNNGRWNKLTLAHGCYWKRCAFCDTSLPYINSYHQSNATSIVDKIEKIIKDTGQTGFHFVDEAAPPALLKEVSLEIIRRGLAVTWWTNIRFETRFTRGLARIMAKSGCIGVSGGVEVASDRLLKLMDKGVTVNQVTKVTASLGQEGILVHAYLMYGFPSQTDRETVDALEIVRQLFQLGLIQSAYWHQFALTAHSRVGINPKEYGVSITGPKHEGFAKNDLEFSSSDKDPSRFSNGLKTSLYNFMRGNGLSLPLSRWFDFPIPKTKIKKSYLEDILATTSVELKDSTQIVWIGSNVEFKGNNIYLYDNTSQESITLDEDEVNFIKELLEVITYKKRAKITLKDVDSIASKYRIDPDLWLSQESTSILYDYGLVLI is encoded by the coding sequence TTGAAAACGCTACTAGTTACTCCCCCATTCTCCCAGCTAAATACTCCATACCCAGCAATATCCTATCTCTGTGCCTTTTTAAGAGAGAAGGGGCATAGTGTTGATCAAGTAGACTTAGGAATTATAGTAATAAATAAAATACTCTCTAAAGAGGGACTAGAGAGAATTTTCAGCGTAAAGTCAGTTGGAAGAGTTGGAGCTTTAAAAGAGTCATACATAAAGACTATAGATCCTGTAATAGATTTTTTAAAAGGGAAAAACCCTACCTTAGAGAATAGAATAGTCAATAGTGACTTCCTACCCCAATCAACACGTTTTGATAACCTAGAGAGTGGCATTGAAAATAATGCTAGATACTTAGCAACCCTATATATAAACGATATTGGGGACTATATAACTCAAAATATAGATAAGAACTTTGGTTTTAGTAGATATAGTGAGAGGCTAGGTCTCTCCCCCGCTTCTTTCTCAATTATACAAGATGAGCTAGAGAGACCAACAACTGTAATAACTGATATTATATTAGAAGAGTGGAGTAAAATAATTGCTAGGGAGAAATATGATGTAATTGGTATTACAATCCCCTTCCCGGGAAACCTAATATCAACCCTAAAAATATCGTCATATATAAAAAAAATTGATCCAAATATAAAAATAATAATAGGTGGAGGTTGGGTTAATACCGAATTAAGATCACTTACAGAGAAGAAGTTTTTTGACTATGTGGACTATGTTGTATTAGATGATGGAGAAACACCTATAGAGCTTATTCTAAGAAGTTTATCTGATAAAAACATTAAGTTAAATAGAACCTATACCCTAAAGGATGGTAAGGTAGTCTATCACAAAAATAGTTCAATGGATCCAGCTTTAGAGAGTCTTCCAGCTACAGACTACAAAGGATTAGACCTCTCCCTATATATATCCCTTTTAGATACACTAAATCCCATGCACTCCCTATGGAACAACGGAAGATGGAACAAATTGACACTAGCCCACGGATGTTATTGGAAAAGATGCGCATTTTGCGATACATCCCTACCCTATATAAACTCCTATCATCAATCCAATGCCACTTCAATTGTAGATAAAATTGAGAAGATTATTAAGGATACAGGTCAGACTGGGTTTCACTTTGTAGATGAGGCAGCACCCCCTGCCCTATTAAAGGAAGTATCCTTAGAGATTATTAGACGAGGTCTAGCTGTTACATGGTGGACAAATATTAGGTTTGAGACTCGTTTTACCAGGGGTCTTGCCCGAATAATGGCTAAAAGTGGATGTATAGGAGTATCTGGAGGTGTAGAAGTTGCATCGGATAGATTATTGAAACTTATGGATAAGGGTGTAACTGTAAACCAAGTGACTAAGGTTACGGCCTCATTAGGGCAGGAAGGGATTCTTGTTCACGCTTACCTTATGTATGGTTTTCCTAGTCAGACAGATAGAGAGACAGTAGATGCCTTAGAAATTGTTAGACAGCTATTTCAATTAGGTTTAATACAATCTGCATACTGGCACCAGTTTGCTTTAACAGCCCATAGTAGGGTCGGAATAAATCCAAAAGAGTACGGTGTTTCAATAACTGGACCAAAACATGAAGGGTTTGCAAAAAATGATTTAGAGTTCTCTTCTAGTGATAAAGATCCATCTAGATTTTCAAATGGATTAAAAACATCTTTGTACAATTTTATGAGGGGGAATGGATTAAGTCTTCCACTATCAAGATGGTTTGACTTCCCTATTCCTAAAACTAAAATAAAAAAGAGCTATTTAGAAGATATCCTTGCTACAACATCTGTTGAACTTAAGGATTCAACCCAGATAGTGTGGATAGGTTCGAATGTAGAGTTTAAAGGGAATAACATCTACCTATATGACAATACATCCCAGGAGAGTATTACCTTAGATGAAGATGAAGTGAATTTTATTAAAGAGCTTTTAGAAGTGATAACTTATAAAAAAAGAGCCAAAATAACTCTTAAGGATGTGGATTCAATTGCCTCGAAATACAGAATTGACCCTGACTTATGGTTAAGTCAGGAATCAACATCTATCTTATATGATTATGGATTAGTATTAATCTAA